A stretch of Myxococcus guangdongensis DNA encodes these proteins:
- the glmM gene encoding phosphoglucosamine mutase: protein MAYRMNMAPKEERASQKLFGTDGVRGKANVYPMTAEVAMQLGRALAYLIRNGPHRHRVIVGKDTRLSGYMLEQALAAGLTSMGVDVELVGPLPTPGISNITTSMRADAGAVISASHNPYEDNGIKFFWRDGFKLPDETEGKIEELLSTGAIDSIRPTATKIGRAFRMEDARGRYIVFLKATFPRELTLEGMTIVVDCANGAAYKTAPAVLEELGAKVITLGVSPDGKNINHKCGALFPENLARTVLKHGAHLGIALDGDADRLIVVDEKGKVVDGDAIMAICTGELVARKQLKKKVLVSTVMSNVGLERAVARWGVKVARTRVGDRYVVEEMRKNGYNLGGEQSGHLIFLDHTTTGDGTLAALQLLAVMCRAGKPLSELSSIFEPVPQTLVNVVVKQKKELGELPDVMKIIKSVEQKLGNSGRVLVRFSGTEPKARVLVEGEDAARNEAYAKDIADALAKALNR, encoded by the coding sequence ATGGCGTACAGGATGAACATGGCTCCCAAGGAGGAGCGCGCATCGCAGAAGCTGTTCGGCACGGATGGTGTTCGCGGCAAGGCGAACGTCTATCCGATGACAGCCGAAGTCGCGATGCAGCTCGGGCGGGCGCTCGCGTACCTCATCCGCAATGGACCGCACCGCCACCGCGTCATCGTGGGCAAGGACACGCGACTGTCGGGCTACATGCTCGAGCAGGCGCTGGCCGCGGGCCTGACGTCCATGGGCGTCGACGTGGAGCTCGTCGGGCCGCTGCCGACGCCGGGCATCTCCAACATCACCACGTCCATGCGGGCGGACGCGGGCGCGGTCATCTCCGCGTCCCACAACCCGTACGAGGACAACGGCATCAAGTTCTTCTGGCGCGACGGCTTCAAGCTGCCGGACGAGACGGAAGGCAAGATCGAAGAGCTCCTGTCCACGGGCGCCATCGACTCCATCCGTCCCACGGCGACGAAGATTGGCCGCGCGTTCCGCATGGAGGACGCGCGGGGCCGCTACATCGTGTTCCTCAAGGCGACCTTCCCGCGCGAGCTGACGCTCGAGGGGATGACCATCGTCGTCGACTGCGCCAACGGCGCGGCCTACAAGACGGCGCCCGCGGTGCTGGAGGAGCTGGGCGCGAAGGTCATCACGCTGGGCGTCTCGCCGGACGGCAAGAACATCAACCACAAGTGCGGCGCGCTGTTCCCGGAGAACCTGGCGCGCACGGTGCTCAAGCACGGCGCCCACCTGGGCATCGCGCTGGACGGTGACGCCGACCGCCTCATCGTCGTGGATGAGAAGGGCAAGGTCGTGGATGGCGACGCCATCATGGCCATCTGCACCGGCGAGCTGGTGGCCCGCAAGCAGCTCAAGAAGAAGGTGCTGGTCTCCACGGTGATGAGCAACGTCGGCCTGGAGCGCGCGGTGGCGCGCTGGGGCGTGAAGGTGGCTCGCACGCGCGTGGGTGACCGGTACGTCGTCGAGGAGATGCGCAAGAACGGCTACAACCTGGGCGGCGAGCAGAGCGGCCACCTCATCTTCCTGGACCACACCACGACGGGTGACGGCACGCTGGCGGCGCTCCAACTGCTGGCGGTGATGTGCCGCGCGGGCAAGCCCCTGAGCGAGCTGTCCTCCATCTTCGAGCCGGTGCCCCAGACGCTGGTCAACGTGGTGGTGAAGCAGAAGAAGGAGCTGGGCGAGCTGCCGGACGTGATGAAGATCATCAAGTCCGTGGAGCAGAAGCTCGGCAACTCCGGCCGCGTGCTGGTGCGCTTCTCCGGCACCGAGCCCAAGGCGCGCGTGCTGGTGGAGGGCGAGGACGCCGCTCGCAACGAGGCCTACGCGAAGGACATCGCCGACGCCCTGGCGAAGGCGCTCAACCGCTAG
- a CDS encoding pyridoxine 5'-phosphate synthase: protein MGQRLGVNVDHVATLRQARRTTYPDPVTAAALAELAGAQQITIHLREDRRHIQDRDLRILRETTQTLLNLEMAATTEMVKIAYEHKPDVVTLVPERREELTTEGGLEVAGQREHVAKIIKNLKDGEITVSLFIDPDLDQVRASHKVNADRIELHTGRYCEARNEKERARELARIVDAAKAGTKLGLGVAAGHGLNYDNVQPIARIAEIDELNIGHAIVARAVLVGFDRAVREMLDLMRNPG, encoded by the coding sequence ATGGGACAGCGACTGGGTGTCAACGTGGACCATGTGGCGACGCTGCGGCAGGCGCGGCGCACCACGTATCCGGATCCGGTGACGGCGGCCGCGCTGGCGGAGCTGGCCGGCGCGCAGCAGATCACCATCCACCTGCGCGAGGACCGCCGTCACATCCAGGACCGCGACCTGCGCATCCTGCGTGAGACGACGCAGACGCTGCTCAATCTGGAGATGGCGGCCACCACGGAGATGGTGAAGATCGCCTACGAGCACAAGCCGGACGTGGTGACGCTGGTGCCCGAGCGCCGCGAGGAGCTGACCACCGAGGGTGGGCTCGAGGTCGCCGGCCAGCGCGAGCACGTCGCGAAGATCATCAAGAACCTCAAGGACGGCGAAATCACCGTCTCGCTGTTCATCGACCCGGACCTGGACCAGGTGCGCGCGTCGCACAAGGTGAACGCGGACCGGATCGAGCTGCACACGGGCCGCTACTGCGAGGCGCGCAACGAGAAGGAGCGCGCGCGGGAGCTGGCGCGCATCGTCGACGCGGCGAAGGCGGGCACCAAGCTGGGCCTGGGCGTGGCCGCGGGTCACGGGCTCAACTACGACAACGTGCAGCCCATTGCCCGCATCGCGGAAATCGACGAGCTGAACATCGGCCACGCCATCGTCGCGCGCGCGGTGCTGGTGGGCTTCGACCGGGCGGTCCGGGAGATGCTCGACCTGATGCGCAACCCGGGATAG
- the acpS gene encoding holo-ACP synthase: MGIRGLGLDICSISRIQRILDGPRAEPFLNRVYTEHERALCGQRHDAASAYAARFAAKEALVKALGAPPGIRWKDMEVRRDGGAPYFGLSGVALEVMEARGLEAFLALTHDADVAAATVVLQSKGE, encoded by the coding sequence ATGGGAATCCGGGGCCTGGGTCTGGACATCTGCTCCATCTCCCGCATCCAGCGCATCCTGGACGGGCCTCGCGCGGAGCCGTTCCTGAACCGCGTCTACACGGAACACGAGCGCGCCCTGTGTGGCCAGCGTCACGACGCGGCCAGCGCCTATGCCGCGCGGTTCGCGGCCAAGGAGGCGCTGGTGAAGGCGCTGGGCGCGCCGCCGGGCATCCGCTGGAAGGACATGGAGGTGCGCCGCGATGGCGGCGCGCCTTACTTCGGCCTGTCCGGCGTGGCGCTCGAGGTGATGGAGGCCCGGGGGCTGGAGGCCTTCCTCGCGTTGACCCACGACGCCGACGTGGCCGCCGCCACGGTGGTGCTGCAGTCGAAAGGGGAGTGA
- a CDS encoding NAD(P)H-hydrate dehydratase produces MLRVLTAAQMRQAEQAAEQRHGMPSALLMENAGRGLADVAWKLAGPHGRFVVVCGPGNNGGDGLVAARFLLEGGARVSVTLVGDTAKLTPESKRNLEALRGFGGAALALEAVEPPAMGDVVVDALFGTGLSRAPAGAFAEAISAIHRWRRAGAKVVAADVPSGLQSDTGEPFSPCVEADATVAFGFLKPGQVLEPGASLCGRVHRVDIGMGGASSRDVTGAELFVVEESDARRTLPARKADTHKGTYGHVLVVAGSRGKTGAAALVAKAALRSGAGLVTVATRSDALESVQSHSAEIMGIPLEGTGPLGLGDLDALLAAAEGKDALVMGPGIPRGPETGRLIGELLSRVELPAVLDADALNAVAEDLSVLRRAKGPVVLTPHPGEMARLTAKSTQEVQSKRLDIVGRLAAGLNVTVVLKGDRTLTAHADGRVFINTTGNPGMATGGSGDVLSGVCGALLAQAFPLPDAIWTAVYTHGLAGDLAAARRGQLGLVAGDLIEQGLCEVWLRWER; encoded by the coding sequence ATGCTGCGCGTCCTCACCGCCGCCCAGATGCGTCAGGCCGAACAGGCCGCCGAGCAGCGCCACGGCATGCCCTCCGCGCTGCTGATGGAGAACGCGGGGCGGGGGCTCGCGGACGTGGCGTGGAAGCTCGCAGGTCCCCATGGGCGCTTCGTGGTGGTGTGTGGACCGGGCAACAACGGCGGCGACGGGCTGGTCGCGGCGCGCTTCCTCCTCGAGGGCGGCGCGCGCGTCTCGGTGACGCTCGTGGGTGACACCGCGAAGCTGACGCCCGAGTCGAAGCGCAACCTGGAGGCGCTGAGGGGGTTCGGTGGCGCGGCGCTCGCGCTGGAGGCCGTGGAGCCTCCCGCCATGGGCGACGTGGTGGTGGACGCGCTGTTCGGCACGGGGCTGAGCCGGGCTCCGGCGGGTGCGTTCGCGGAGGCCATCTCCGCCATCCACCGGTGGCGCCGCGCGGGCGCGAAGGTGGTGGCCGCGGACGTGCCGTCGGGTCTGCAGAGCGACACGGGCGAGCCCTTCTCGCCCTGCGTGGAAGCGGACGCGACGGTGGCCTTCGGCTTCCTCAAGCCAGGGCAGGTCCTGGAGCCCGGGGCTTCGCTGTGTGGTCGCGTGCACCGCGTGGACATCGGCATGGGGGGCGCGTCGTCGCGCGACGTCACCGGTGCCGAGCTCTTCGTGGTGGAGGAGTCCGACGCGCGCCGCACGCTGCCCGCGCGCAAGGCGGACACGCACAAGGGTACCTACGGGCACGTGCTCGTGGTCGCCGGCAGCCGGGGGAAGACGGGCGCCGCGGCGCTGGTCGCGAAGGCGGCGCTGCGCTCGGGGGCGGGGCTCGTCACGGTGGCCACGCGAAGCGACGCGCTCGAGTCCGTGCAGTCACACTCCGCCGAAATCATGGGCATCCCCCTGGAGGGCACGGGCCCGCTCGGCCTCGGGGACCTGGACGCGCTGCTCGCGGCGGCCGAGGGCAAGGACGCGCTCGTGATGGGGCCGGGCATCCCCCGGGGCCCCGAGACGGGCCGGCTCATCGGTGAGCTGCTGTCGCGCGTGGAGCTCCCCGCGGTGCTGGACGCGGACGCGCTCAACGCGGTGGCGGAGGACCTCTCCGTGCTCCGTCGCGCCAAGGGGCCCGTCGTCCTCACGCCGCACCCGGGCGAGATGGCGCGTCTGACAGCCAAATCGACCCAGGAGGTCCAGTCCAAGAGATTGGACATCGTGGGTCGACTCGCGGCCGGGCTCAACGTGACGGTGGTGCTCAAGGGCGACCGCACGCTCACCGCGCACGCGGATGGCCGCGTGTTCATCAACACCACGGGCAACCCGGGCATGGCCACGGGCGGCTCGGGGGACGTGTTGTCCGGCGTGTGTGGCGCGCTGCTGGCGCAGGCCTTCCCGCTGCCCGACGCCATCTGGACGGCGGTGTACACGCATGGCCTCGCCGGGGACCTGGCCGCCGCGCGACGCGGGCAGCTGGGTCTGGTGGCGGGAGACCTCATCGAGCAGGGGCTCTGCGAGGTGTGGCTGCGGTGGGAGCGATGA
- the tsaE gene encoding tRNA (adenosine(37)-N6)-threonylcarbamoyltransferase complex ATPase subunit type 1 TsaE: MSEANTVERRVTLASPEETHRLGVRLGELLEPGDFVGLIGDLGAGKTHLVRGVAEGARVPRSEVASPTFAIVYPYSGRIPLYHADLYRLTGYDDLYATGFMDLVGGEGAVLVEWLDRVPEAAPREHLRVTLAHAGQDSRTLEARAFGARASTLLTTWLP, encoded by the coding sequence ATGAGCGAGGCCAACACGGTGGAGCGGCGCGTGACGCTGGCCTCGCCCGAGGAGACGCACCGGCTCGGAGTCCGGCTGGGCGAGCTGCTCGAGCCGGGGGACTTCGTGGGGCTGATTGGCGATTTGGGCGCGGGCAAGACGCACCTGGTGCGCGGCGTGGCCGAGGGCGCGCGCGTGCCCCGCTCCGAGGTGGCCAGCCCCACCTTCGCCATCGTGTACCCGTACTCCGGCCGAATCCCGCTGTACCACGCGGACCTGTACCGCCTGACGGGCTACGACGACCTCTACGCCACCGGCTTCATGGACCTGGTGGGCGGCGAGGGAGCGGTGCTGGTGGAGTGGTTGGACCGGGTGCCGGAGGCCGCGCCTCGCGAGCACCTGCGCGTCACGTTGGCCCACGCGGGCCAGGACTCGCGGACCCTGGAGGCCCGGGCCTTCGGAGCCCGAGCCTCGACGCTGCTGACGACCTGGCTGCCCTGA
- a CDS encoding class II glutamine amidotransferase codes for MCRLFGFRSSVPSAVHPSLVTQKNSLLIQSREHKDGWGIAAYGAEASPVVAHGVGPAHSDPDFERVSSRVSSHTVVAHIRLASVGAVELRNSHPFHHGRWTFVHNGTLREFARHRAAVEELICPTLRVGIQGTTDSERCFYLFLTRLAARHPIGHSVPVEGVARALAETMGLVAAITDDSQAQQRSAMNFLVTNGEVMVASRRNRTLFVSVGGARCELGGLPVAGTRLEQLIVSSEALCGGPNWAPVQEEDVIGVDAGLVFHRWRVPELAGGVMPPPTPGPSQHAA; via the coding sequence ATGTGCCGACTTTTTGGATTCAGATCGTCAGTCCCTTCCGCGGTCCACCCCTCGCTGGTGACGCAGAAGAACTCGCTCCTCATCCAGTCACGCGAGCACAAGGATGGATGGGGAATCGCCGCCTATGGCGCCGAAGCGTCGCCTGTCGTGGCCCACGGTGTGGGCCCCGCGCACAGTGACCCCGACTTCGAGCGTGTCAGCAGCCGTGTGTCCTCACACACGGTGGTGGCGCACATCCGTCTGGCCTCGGTGGGCGCGGTCGAGCTGCGCAACTCCCACCCCTTCCACCACGGCCGCTGGACGTTCGTCCACAACGGGACGTTGAGGGAATTCGCCCGGCATCGCGCCGCGGTGGAGGAGCTCATCTGCCCGACGCTGCGCGTGGGCATCCAGGGCACCACGGACAGCGAGCGGTGCTTCTACCTCTTCCTCACCCGCCTGGCGGCCAGGCATCCCATCGGCCACTCGGTCCCCGTGGAGGGCGTCGCGCGGGCGCTCGCGGAGACGATGGGGCTGGTGGCGGCCATCACGGATGACTCGCAGGCGCAGCAGCGCTCCGCGATGAACTTCCTCGTCACCAACGGCGAGGTGATGGTGGCCTCGCGGCGCAACCGGACGCTCTTCGTGTCCGTGGGCGGCGCGCGGTGCGAGCTGGGCGGCCTCCCCGTCGCGGGCACGCGCCTGGAGCAGCTCATCGTCTCCAGCGAGGCGCTGTGCGGCGGGCCGAACTGGGCGCCCGTGCAGGAGGAGGACGTCATCGGCGTGGACGCCGGGCTCGTCTTCCACCGCTGGCGTGTGCCGGAGCTCGCGGGGGGCGTCATGCCGCCGCCCACGCCCGGCCCCAGCCAGCACGCCGCCTGA
- the hutI gene encoding imidazolonepropionase → MEALDLLVRNTSEVLTLEGTHREPAEAALTSRPHACVGIRAGRIAYVGAEAELPAGSVGAGTEVLDAKGGFVGPAFVDPHTHLVFAGERSAEFDLRNQGATYLEIAKAGGGIVSTVRATRAASEEELVRLALPRVQRLLAQGVTVAEVKSGYGLDVETELKMLRVVRRLNTMTPVELVPTLLCAHAIPAEYRERREDYVRLCIDEILPAVANESLARFCDVFVEDSAFTVDEARRILTAGRELGMQPRLHADQLTAFGASELAAELGAATADHLEQVTDAGLRALAAANVTAVLVPTSTLFLRMRPYAPGRRIRDAGLNVALGTNVNPGSAMSENTALALGLACLENGLSAAEAYWAATRGAALSLGLQRQGRLAVGDAGDLVLFSCASFRHLPYHLGIGHARTVVKAGRVVVQQELNSCG, encoded by the coding sequence ATGGAAGCGCTCGACTTGCTGGTCCGAAACACGTCCGAGGTCCTCACCCTGGAGGGCACGCACCGCGAGCCCGCGGAGGCCGCCCTCACCTCGCGTCCCCACGCCTGCGTGGGCATCCGCGCCGGTCGCATCGCGTACGTGGGCGCGGAGGCGGAGCTGCCAGCTGGCAGCGTGGGCGCGGGCACCGAGGTGCTCGACGCGAAAGGCGGCTTCGTGGGCCCCGCCTTCGTGGACCCGCACACGCACCTGGTCTTCGCCGGTGAGCGCTCCGCGGAGTTCGACCTGCGCAACCAGGGCGCCACGTACCTGGAGATCGCCAAGGCCGGCGGCGGCATCGTCAGCACCGTGCGCGCCACGCGCGCGGCCAGCGAGGAGGAGCTGGTGCGGCTGGCGCTGCCTCGCGTGCAGCGGCTGCTCGCGCAGGGCGTGACGGTGGCCGAGGTGAAGAGCGGCTACGGGCTCGACGTGGAGACCGAGCTGAAGATGCTGCGCGTGGTGCGCAGGCTCAACACGATGACGCCCGTGGAGCTGGTGCCCACGCTGCTGTGCGCGCACGCCATCCCCGCGGAGTACCGCGAGCGCCGCGAGGACTACGTCCGCCTCTGCATCGACGAAATCCTCCCCGCCGTCGCCAACGAGAGCCTGGCGCGCTTCTGCGACGTCTTCGTCGAGGACAGCGCCTTCACCGTCGACGAGGCCCGCCGCATCCTCACCGCCGGCCGCGAGCTGGGAATGCAGCCGCGCCTCCACGCCGACCAGCTCACCGCCTTCGGCGCCTCCGAGCTCGCCGCCGAACTGGGCGCCGCCACCGCCGACCACCTGGAGCAAGTCACCGACGCGGGCCTGCGCGCGCTCGCCGCCGCCAACGTCACCGCGGTGCTCGTGCCCACCTCCACCCTCTTCCTGCGCATGCGCCCCTACGCGCCGGGACGTCGCATCCGCGACGCGGGCCTCAATGTCGCTTTGGGCACCAACGTCAACCCGGGCTCCGCCATGAGTGAAAACACGGCGTTGGCGCTGGGACTCGCGTGTCTCGAGAACGGACTCTCGGCGGCGGAGGCGTATTGGGCCGCGACCCGTGGCGCCGCGTTGTCATTGGGACTGCAACGACAAGGGCGGTTGGCCGTGGGTGATGCAGGCGACCTGGTTTTGTTCAGCTGTGCGTCTTTCCGTCATCTGCCCTACCATTTAGGAATAGGGCACGCGCGCACGGTGGTGAAAGCCGGGCGTGTCGTCGTCCAGCAGGAGCTGAATTCCTGCGGGTGA
- the hutU gene encoding urocanate hydratase gives MSRVIRAPRGSTLSCKGWVQEAALRMLMNNLDPEVAENPADLVVYGGTGKAARDWPSFDRIVSSLQSLADDETLLVQSGKPVGVFRTHPDAPRVLIANSNLVGRWANWEHFHELEKKGLMMYGQMTAGSWIYIGTQGILQGTYETFAAAGRFHFGTDDLSGRLILSGGLGGMGGAQPLAATMNNAVFLGVEIDPWRAQRRVETRYLDVVAKDLDEALAMVKDAQARRVGRSIGVIGNAASVFRELYRRGIKPDLVTDQTSAHDPLNGYIPTDLSLEAAAELRKRDPEGYVRRARESMIEHVEAMNDFQAAGCHVFDYGNNLRGQAQLGGMENAFEFPGFVPAYIRPLFCEGMGPFRWVALSGDPEDIRVTDRVVRELFPQKASLQRWLNMAEERVAFQGLPARICWLGYGERAKAGLAFNELVRTGQVKAPIVIGRDHLDCGSVASPNRETEAMKDGTDAVADWPILNALVNAVNGASWVSFHHGGGVGMGYSLHAGQVIVADGTAEAARRIERVLTSDPGMGVLRHADAGYPEAIEVAKERGVKIPGITV, from the coding sequence ATGTCCCGCGTCATCCGCGCCCCCCGTGGTTCCACCCTCTCGTGCAAGGGTTGGGTCCAGGAGGCCGCGCTCCGGATGTTGATGAACAACCTCGACCCGGAGGTCGCCGAGAATCCCGCGGACCTCGTCGTCTACGGCGGCACTGGCAAGGCCGCGCGCGACTGGCCCTCCTTCGACCGCATCGTGTCCAGCCTCCAGAGCCTCGCCGACGACGAGACCCTGCTCGTCCAGTCCGGCAAGCCCGTGGGCGTCTTCCGCACGCACCCCGACGCGCCGCGCGTGCTCATCGCCAACTCCAACCTCGTGGGCCGCTGGGCCAACTGGGAGCACTTCCACGAGCTGGAGAAGAAGGGCCTGATGATGTACGGCCAGATGACGGCCGGCTCGTGGATCTACATCGGCACCCAGGGCATCCTCCAGGGCACCTACGAGACGTTCGCCGCCGCCGGCCGCTTCCACTTCGGCACCGACGACCTCTCCGGCCGCCTCATCCTCTCCGGCGGTCTGGGCGGCATGGGTGGCGCGCAGCCGCTCGCGGCCACCATGAACAACGCCGTGTTCCTGGGCGTGGAGATCGACCCGTGGCGCGCCCAGCGCCGCGTGGAGACGCGCTACCTGGACGTCGTCGCCAAGGACCTCGACGAGGCGCTCGCGATGGTGAAGGACGCGCAAGCCAGGCGCGTGGGCCGCTCCATCGGCGTCATCGGCAACGCGGCCTCGGTGTTCCGCGAGCTGTACCGCCGCGGCATCAAGCCGGACCTCGTCACGGACCAGACCAGCGCGCATGACCCGCTCAACGGATACATCCCCACGGACCTGTCGCTGGAGGCCGCGGCCGAGCTGCGCAAGAGGGACCCGGAGGGCTACGTGCGCCGCGCGCGCGAGTCCATGATCGAGCACGTGGAGGCGATGAACGACTTCCAGGCCGCCGGCTGCCACGTCTTCGACTACGGCAACAACCTGCGCGGCCAGGCGCAGCTGGGCGGCATGGAGAACGCGTTCGAGTTCCCTGGCTTCGTGCCCGCGTACATCCGCCCGCTGTTCTGCGAGGGCATGGGCCCGTTCCGCTGGGTGGCCCTGTCCGGAGACCCCGAGGACATCCGCGTCACGGACCGCGTGGTGCGCGAGCTGTTCCCCCAGAAGGCCTCGCTGCAGCGCTGGCTGAACATGGCCGAGGAGCGCGTGGCGTTCCAGGGTCTGCCCGCGCGCATCTGCTGGCTGGGCTACGGCGAGCGCGCGAAGGCGGGCCTCGCCTTCAACGAGCTGGTGCGCACCGGCCAGGTGAAGGCGCCCATCGTCATCGGACGAGATCACCTGGACTGCGGCTCGGTGGCGTCGCCCAACCGTGAGACGGAGGCGATGAAGGACGGCACGGACGCGGTGGCGGACTGGCCCATCCTCAACGCGCTGGTGAACGCGGTGAATGGCGCGTCGTGGGTGTCCTTCCACCACGGCGGCGGCGTGGGCATGGGCTACTCGCTGCACGCCGGACAGGTCATCGTCGCGGACGGGACGGCCGAGGCCGCGCGCCGCATCGAGCGCGTGCTCACCAGCGACCCCGGCATGGGCGTGCTGCGCCACGCGGACGCGGGCTACCCCGAGGCCATCGAGGTGGCCAAGGAGCGGGGCGTGAAGATTCCGGGCATCACCGTGTAG
- a CDS encoding BON domain-containing protein, whose protein sequence is MSGRRHDDPNRRGKERHGRREHEDAPAWRAQDPGHQHRGPPRHEHPEHHARPGHDSHRSDWDARRDFEHPSRDLERDREYRTLRGDRDSLDYEIDRDFGDAARALDRAHEYGRDFDRDRELDRRARHFDPERIARRPGYSPSGTFRALDEEAPRRHGPPDDRGGSHRGRWRDAPSDSLRGGGVGPGHSRQGRRGADTWDEPEAWMDELRELRPRERLAEADVRRGGTQPSGHGPGVENMAPPRVGFSTSATRADDHDLGHGGYAGLPGRPRTPQGRGPRGYQRGDDRIRADICDRLMQEWMDASDVGVQVLDGVVTLAGSVRSRDEKRAIEDVTESVLGVKEVLNHLRLHRSEGVARAPSSQAPLQVPDDDGSLHS, encoded by the coding sequence ATGAGTGGAAGGCGCCATGATGACCCCAACCGACGGGGCAAGGAGCGACACGGCCGAAGGGAGCACGAAGACGCCCCCGCCTGGCGCGCCCAGGACCCGGGCCACCAACACCGGGGCCCTCCCCGTCACGAACACCCTGAGCACCACGCACGGCCGGGCCACGACTCCCACCGCTCGGACTGGGACGCCCGGCGCGACTTCGAGCACCCCTCCCGGGACCTCGAGCGCGACCGCGAATACCGCACGCTCCGAGGCGACCGGGACTCGCTCGACTATGAAATCGACCGGGACTTCGGCGACGCGGCCAGGGCGCTGGACCGGGCCCACGAATACGGCCGGGACTTCGACCGCGACCGGGAGCTGGACCGCCGCGCCCGACACTTCGACCCGGAGCGAATCGCCCGACGACCCGGCTACAGCCCGAGCGGCACCTTCCGCGCGCTCGATGAGGAGGCCCCCCGACGCCACGGCCCGCCCGACGACAGGGGCGGCTCGCACCGGGGGCGCTGGAGGGACGCTCCGTCGGACTCGCTGCGTGGCGGGGGCGTGGGCCCGGGCCACTCGCGTCAGGGGCGCCGCGGCGCGGACACCTGGGATGAACCCGAGGCATGGATGGACGAGCTGAGGGAGCTGCGCCCTCGCGAGCGGCTGGCGGAGGCAGATGTGCGACGGGGCGGCACGCAGCCCTCGGGCCACGGACCCGGCGTGGAGAACATGGCACCGCCCCGGGTGGGGTTCTCCACCAGCGCGACGCGCGCGGATGACCACGACCTGGGTCATGGTGGCTACGCCGGACTCCCCGGCCGACCCCGCACGCCCCAGGGACGCGGACCCCGTGGCTATCAGCGAGGCGATGACCGCATCCGCGCGGACATCTGCGACCGGCTGATGCAGGAGTGGATGGACGCCTCGGACGTGGGAGTGCAGGTGCTGGACGGCGTGGTGACGCTCGCCGGGAGCGTGCGCAGCCGCGACGAGAAGCGCGCCATCGAGGACGTCACCGAGTCGGTGCTCGGCGTGAAGGAGGTCCTCAACCACCTGCGCCTCCACCGGAGCGAGGGCGTGGCGCGCGCGCCTTCGTCCCAGGCGCCGCTCCAGGTCCCCGACGACGACGGCTCGTTGCACTCCTGA